GGTCGACAAGCGCCTGGAGGAGCTGGGCCGCACGGACCTTGCCGGCCGGGCCGGCCTGGCCAACGCCCGGGCCGCCTACCAGGCCTACCTGCGCGTCTTCGAGGGCGAGCGGTTCGCGACGCTGCGCGACGCGGGCTGCCCCGTGCAACGGCCGCTGTGGGCCTCGACCGGCACGAAGAACCCCGAGTACTCCGACGTCCTGTACGTCGAGGGCCTCGCCGGCCCCAACACCGTCAACACGATGCCGATGCCGACGCTGCTGGCGGCGGCCGACCACGGCGAGTTCGAGCGCGAGACCTGCACGATCGACCCCCAGGAGGACCTCGACGCGCTGCGCGACGCGGGCATCGACCTCCACGAGGTCACCGAGAAGCTCCTCTCCGACGGCGTCGACGCGTTCGTCACGCCGATGGAGGCGCTGCTGGCGGGCATCGAGACCAAGCGCGAGGCGATCGTCACCGGGCGCCCGGAGACGATCGAGTCCTCCATCCCCGACGAGCTGGAGGGCGCGATCGCCCAGCGGGTGCGCCGCGCCGCCGACGACGAGGTCGCCCGGCGCATCTGGCGGCGCGACGACACGCTCTGGGGCCCCGCCGGCCAGGCCGAGGTCGCCGACCGCCTGGGGTGGCTGACGATCGCCGAGTCCCTGCGCGACGAGGCCGACGACCTCGTCGCCTGGGCCCAGGAGGTCCGGGCCGACGGCGTTCAGCACGTCGTCCTGCTGGGCATGGGCGGCTCGTCGCTGGCGCCCGAGGTCTTCCGGCGCTCCTTCGGCGCCGAGCTCCACGTGCTCGACACGACCGACCCGGAGGCGGTGCGCGCCGCCCCGCTGGACGGCGCGCTGTTCGTCGTCTCGTCGAAGTCGGGCGGGACGGTCGAGACGATGAGCGCCTTCCACCACTTCTGGGAGGCGACGGGCGGCGACGGCTCGCGCTTCGTGGCGATCACCGACCCGGGGACCTCGCTCGAGGCGCTGGGCCGCGAGCGCGGCTTCCGCCGCGTCTTCCGCAACGACCCCGAGATCGGCGGGCGCTACAGCGCGCTGTCGTACTTCGGGATCGTCCCCGCCGCGCTGGCCGGCTGCGACGTCAAGGCCGTCCTGGAGGGCGCGGGCGTCGCCGAGCAGGCGTGCGCGCACTTCGACACGACGCGCTCGAACAGCGGCCTGTGGCTCGGCCTGGCGCTCGGCGAGCTGGCCCTCCACGGCCGGGACAAGCTGACGTTCGTCGTGCAGGAGCCGATCGCGTCGTTCGGCCTGTGGGCCGAGCAGCTCGTGGCCGAGTCGCTGGGCAAGCACGGCAAGGGCGTCCTGCCCGTGGCCGACGAGCCGCTCGGCGCGCCCGAGGCCTACGGCGAGGACCGCGTCGTCGTGCAGCTGCGCGACCCGGAGTCCCCCGACGAGGCGCAGGACGAGGCGGTCGGCCAGCTGGCCAAGGCCGGCGTGCCGGTGCTGCGCCTCGCCGTCCACGGGCCGGCCGACCTGGGCCGCGTCATGTTCTTCGCCGAGTTCGCGACCGCCGTGGCGGGCTGGGTGCTCGAGATCAACCCGTTCGACCAGCCCGACGTGCAGTCGGCCAAGGACGCGACCAAGAGGGTGCTCGCCGAGGGCGCCCCCGACCTGCCGGCGGCCGACGGGGGCGCGCTGCGGGCGCTGCTCGATGCGGGCCCGCCGTCGTACCTCGCGCTCCAGGGCTACCTGGCGCCCGACCCGGAGGTCGAC
The DNA window shown above is from Conexibacter sp. SYSU D00693 and carries:
- a CDS encoding bifunctional transaldolase/phosoglucose isomerase yields the protein MSTTPAVNERLARLTSLGTAVWLDQIRRSLVQSGELERMVREDSLRGVTSNPAIFEKAILGSPDYDEQLERLAAEGRTTREVYRAIAVQDVGEAADVLRPVWDQTGGHDGFVSLEVDPDLAFDTDKTIEQAREYWQELGRPNVMIKIPGTSEGLPAIEQALYEGINVNVTLLFGVHRYEAIMEGYVKAMERRHAEGRSLDVHSVASFFVSRVDTEVDKRLEELGRTDLAGRAGLANARAAYQAYLRVFEGERFATLRDAGCPVQRPLWASTGTKNPEYSDVLYVEGLAGPNTVNTMPMPTLLAAADHGEFERETCTIDPQEDLDALRDAGIDLHEVTEKLLSDGVDAFVTPMEALLAGIETKREAIVTGRPETIESSIPDELEGAIAQRVRRAADDEVARRIWRRDDTLWGPAGQAEVADRLGWLTIAESLRDEADDLVAWAQEVRADGVQHVVLLGMGGSSLAPEVFRRSFGAELHVLDTTDPEAVRAAPLDGALFVVSSKSGGTVETMSAFHHFWEATGGDGSRFVAITDPGTSLEALGRERGFRRVFRNDPEIGGRYSALSYFGIVPAALAGCDVKAVLEGAGVAEQACAHFDTTRSNSGLWLGLALGELALHGRDKLTFVVQEPIASFGLWAEQLVAESLGKHGKGVLPVADEPLGAPEAYGEDRVVVQLRDPESPDEAQDEAVGQLAKAGVPVLRLAVHGPADLGRVMFFAEFATAVAGWVLEINPFDQPDVQSAKDATKRVLAEGAPDLPAADGGALRALLDAGPPSYLALQGYLAPDPEVDAAVAELRAAIRDRTRMTTTFGYGPRYLHSTGQLHKGGPPTGRFLQLVRHEGEDLAVPGETFSFGTLIRAQADGDLLTLRERGLPAERVVLEGDPAQAIRNLIKEL